The following proteins are co-located in the Microcystis wesenbergii NRERC-220 genome:
- the hemJ gene encoding protoporphyrinogen oxidase HemJ, with protein sequence MAYYWFKAFHLIGVVVWFAGLFYLVRLFVYHAEAATETEPAQAILKAQYEIMEKRLYNIITTPGMIVTLAMAIGLISTEPEILKSGWLHIKLSFVVLLLLYHFYCGRIMKKLEKGECNWTGQQFRALNEAPTLLLVVIVLLAVFKNQLPLDLTTWLIVALVVLMAVTIQLYAKKRRQDQEKLRQNTPQKEEVATR encoded by the coding sequence ATGGCTTACTATTGGTTTAAAGCATTTCACCTGATTGGGGTGGTTGTTTGGTTTGCGGGATTATTTTATTTAGTACGTTTGTTTGTATATCATGCGGAGGCAGCAACAGAAACGGAACCCGCACAAGCTATTCTGAAAGCGCAATACGAGATCATGGAGAAGCGACTCTACAATATCATTACCACACCGGGGATGATTGTCACCCTGGCCATGGCGATCGGTTTAATCTCCACAGAACCGGAAATTTTAAAATCGGGATGGTTACATATTAAATTATCCTTTGTGGTTCTTTTACTGCTCTATCATTTCTACTGTGGTCGCATCATGAAAAAGCTAGAAAAAGGGGAATGTAATTGGACGGGACAACAATTCCGGGCGTTAAATGAAGCACCAACCCTGTTATTAGTAGTTATTGTCCTTTTGGCAGTATTTAAGAATCAATTACCCCTCGATTTGACCACTTGGTTAATTGTAGCTTTAGTGGTATTAATGGCGGTGACAATCCAACTTTATGCTAAAAAACGTCGCCAAGATCAAGAAAAACTTCGGCAAAATACTCCCCAAAAAGAGGAAGTAGCGACCAGGTAA
- a CDS encoding sigma-70 family RNA polymerase sigma factor yields MSQSIPASWSLESKKSQNPVSPDKLSNYDLIARCQEGCQPDRAAFAELLRRYQAHVDKLLYHLAPDWQDRADLAQEVWIRVYRNINRLHEPLKFRGWLSRIATNLFYDELRKRKRVNHPISLDAPRRVEDGEIDWDIESDYPSPDEHLTTHEFYDQLQAAIADLPEAFRTTIILREIEGMAYEEIAEITEVSLGTVKSRIARARAKLQSVLQPYFTEG; encoded by the coding sequence ATGAGTCAATCGATTCCAGCATCTTGGTCACTTGAGTCCAAAAAGTCTCAAAACCCCGTGTCCCCTGACAAACTCTCCAACTACGATCTAATTGCACGCTGTCAGGAAGGGTGTCAGCCAGATCGAGCAGCTTTTGCGGAACTGCTGCGACGCTATCAAGCTCATGTTGATAAATTACTCTATCATTTGGCTCCCGATTGGCAAGATCGCGCTGATTTGGCTCAAGAGGTCTGGATTCGCGTCTATCGCAATATTAACCGTCTCCATGAACCCCTCAAGTTCCGTGGTTGGTTAAGTCGCATTGCTACCAATCTTTTTTACGACGAATTGCGGAAACGCAAGCGGGTTAATCACCCCATTTCCCTCGATGCTCCCCGGCGCGTGGAAGATGGCGAAATCGATTGGGATATCGAGTCCGATTACCCCAGTCCCGATGAACATCTCACCACCCACGAATTCTACGATCAATTACAGGCGGCGATCGCTGATTTACCTGAAGCTTTTCGGACAACTATTATTCTCCGAGAAATTGAAGGTATGGCCTACGAAGAAATTGCCGAGATCACGGAAGTTTCTTTAGGAACTGTTAAATCCCGCATTGCTCGCGCTCGCGCTAAATTACAATCTGTTTTACAGCCCTATTTTACGGAAGGCTAA
- a CDS encoding anti-sigma factor family protein has protein sequence MNNYQPEDVQWIKSLLRHDDGDSNSATEDILFLDEDNEEADRFDLISAYIDNEVTVEERKLVQHWLDHDAAAKKLYQQLLGLQTNLKQIPVPVTIASDQLAEQVLRKVDGQRRRQYYVYGGAIFTAMAIAVGSYFVSGRNAPLSRMAISPGNISQEGDHLMIALNHPIIEIPAAEQPKENGQR, from the coding sequence ATGAATAATTATCAACCCGAAGACGTTCAATGGATCAAGTCTTTGTTACGTCACGATGACGGCGATTCCAACTCCGCAACCGAGGATATTTTATTCTTAGATGAGGATAACGAAGAAGCTGATCGTTTCGATTTAATTAGTGCCTATATTGATAACGAAGTAACGGTAGAGGAAAGGAAGCTAGTTCAGCATTGGTTAGACCATGATGCTGCTGCTAAAAAACTCTATCAGCAGCTCTTGGGATTACAAACTAATTTAAAGCAAATTCCCGTACCGGTTACTATTGCCAGCGACCAGTTAGCAGAACAGGTGTTGAGAAAAGTCGATGGTCAGCGTCGTCGGCAATATTATGTTTATGGTGGCGCAATTTTCACTGCTATGGCGATCGCTGTTGGCTCCTACTTCGTCTCGGGACGCAATGCTCCTCTCTCTCGAATGGCGATCAGTCCGGGCAATATTAGCCAAGAGGGAGACCATTTGATGATTGCTCTCAACCATCCGATTATCGAGATTCCCGCAGCGGAACAGCCAAAAGAGAATGGCCAACGGTAA
- a CDS encoding acetate kinase yields MKILVLNAGSSSQKSCLYDLEFLPGHPPQPIWAAGIDWTVNPDYGVLTVKAKGIKQEINLSSQDRPAAIARMLDTLVTGETKVVANLADISIVGHRVVHGGTEYSQATMITPPVKETIKKLIPLAPSHNPAHLEGIEAIEQFLGDVPQVAVFDTAFHRSIPPESSLYPIPYQWSELGIRRYGFHGTSHQYCSQRAAELLGKPLESLKMVICHLGNGASLSAVKGGKSIDTTMGFTPLEGLMMGTRSGSIDPGILIYLEREYQYNPDSLNGLLNKESGLKGISGISGDMRAITTAMAEGNQRAKLAFEMYIHRLKSLIGSMIASLEGLDVLVFTAGIGENSALVREKASQGWSFLGLELDLAKNAAHPRDEDIASETSKVRVMVIATAEDWAIARECWHLSP; encoded by the coding sequence ATGAAAATTCTGGTCTTAAATGCGGGATCGAGCAGTCAAAAAAGTTGTTTGTACGATTTAGAGTTTCTCCCCGGCCATCCTCCCCAACCAATTTGGGCAGCGGGGATCGATTGGACCGTTAACCCTGATTACGGGGTTTTAACGGTAAAAGCTAAGGGAATTAAACAGGAAATTAATCTTTCTAGTCAGGATCGTCCGGCGGCAATTGCTCGGATGTTAGATACCTTAGTCACTGGCGAAACTAAGGTAGTAGCCAACCTCGCCGACATTAGTATAGTCGGTCATCGAGTTGTCCATGGTGGCACGGAATATTCCCAGGCGACCATGATCACTCCGCCAGTCAAAGAAACGATTAAAAAGCTGATTCCCCTTGCTCCTAGCCATAATCCCGCTCATTTAGAAGGAATTGAGGCAATCGAGCAATTTTTGGGCGATGTTCCTCAAGTAGCAGTGTTTGACACTGCTTTTCATCGTTCTATCCCTCCTGAGTCTTCTCTTTATCCCATTCCCTACCAATGGAGTGAACTGGGAATCCGTCGCTATGGTTTCCATGGCACCAGTCATCAGTACTGCTCCCAACGGGCCGCCGAATTGCTGGGAAAACCCCTAGAATCCTTGAAAATGGTGATCTGTCATCTGGGCAATGGTGCTTCCCTATCGGCAGTCAAGGGGGGTAAAAGTATCGATACCACCATGGGATTTACTCCCCTAGAGGGATTGATGATGGGAACCCGCAGCGGTTCGATCGATCCAGGGATTCTGATTTATCTAGAGCGAGAATATCAATATAATCCCGATAGTTTAAATGGCTTGCTCAATAAAGAATCCGGTTTAAAGGGAATTTCCGGTATTTCTGGGGATATGCGGGCAATTACCACGGCAATGGCCGAAGGCAACCAGAGGGCAAAATTAGCATTTGAGATGTATATTCATCGTCTGAAAAGTTTAATCGGATCGATGATCGCTTCTCTAGAGGGGTTAGATGTGTTGGTATTTACGGCAGGAATCGGCGAAAATTCAGCTTTAGTACGGGAAAAAGCCAGTCAAGGCTGGTCTTTTTTGGGTTTAGAGTTAGATTTGGCTAAAAATGCCGCCCATCCCCGGGATGAGGATATCGCCAGCGAGACATCTAAAGTGCGAGTGATGGTAATTGCTACGGCGGAAGATTGGGCGATCGCACGAGAATGCTGGCATTTATCTCCATAG
- the trxA gene encoding thioredoxin, with amino-acid sequence MSEVPAVTDATFKEVVLDSADPVLVDFWAPWCGPCRMVAPVVGEIAEQFQGQVKVVKLNTDENPNIASQYGIRSIPTLMIFKGGQKVDMVVGAVPKTTLANTLTKHL; translated from the coding sequence ATGTCAGAGGTTCCTGCCGTTACAGATGCCACCTTTAAAGAAGTAGTTTTAGATAGTGCCGACCCTGTCCTAGTGGATTTCTGGGCTCCTTGGTGCGGCCCTTGTCGAATGGTGGCTCCCGTTGTCGGAGAAATTGCCGAACAGTTCCAAGGGCAAGTCAAGGTGGTGAAACTCAACACCGACGAAAACCCCAATATCGCTAGTCAGTACGGGATTCGCAGTATTCCTACTCTGATGATCTTCAAAGGAGGTCAAAAAGTCGATATGGTGGTCGGGGCTGTACCGAAAACCACTTTAGCTAATACCCTAACTAAACACCTGTAG
- the dprA gene encoding DNA-processing protein DprA: MTDERVYWLAWSSIAGVGPISLKRLYQHFGSVAVAWNATDSAIAEVAGFGKKLMVAVQEGRSQIDPEALFAEHIQKNPLFWTPSDPEYPRFLWEIPSPPPLLYYQGKVNLEENQGNIPTVAIVGTRNPTEHGRRWARRLSTLLAQQGFTIVSGMAEGIDGEAHQSCLKAGGRTIAVLGTGVDVVYPSRHRQLQADIQKQGLVISEHPAATQPNKAHFPSRNRIIAGLSRATIVIEAPERSGSLITASYANEFGGDIYALPNSPDITAARGCLQLIHQGAEIIVSEEKLLEMLGAIPTVNQSAPVNLSPSLPPETSPVVNAAPPANLEPRLAQVYQLFNRDPLLFDIIVEKMQIPTSEVAGILLELELIGLVTQLPGMRYQKT, translated from the coding sequence TTGACAGACGAGCGCGTTTATTGGTTAGCATGGTCAAGTATTGCTGGAGTTGGGCCAATTTCCCTAAAGCGACTCTATCAGCATTTCGGCAGTGTCGCTGTGGCCTGGAATGCCACCGATTCTGCGATCGCAGAAGTGGCGGGATTCGGCAAAAAGTTAATGGTAGCGGTACAGGAAGGGCGATCGCAAATTGACCCAGAAGCTCTTTTCGCCGAACATATCCAGAAAAACCCCCTTTTTTGGACTCCTAGCGACCCAGAATATCCCCGCTTTCTCTGGGAAATTCCCAGTCCGCCCCCCTTACTTTACTATCAAGGAAAGGTCAATTTAGAGGAAAATCAGGGAAATATCCCCACCGTCGCCATTGTGGGTACTCGTAACCCCACGGAGCACGGCCGGCGCTGGGCGCGGCGCTTAAGTACCCTTTTAGCTCAACAGGGATTTACTATTGTTTCTGGCATGGCCGAAGGAATTGATGGCGAGGCACACCAAAGCTGTTTAAAAGCAGGGGGAAGAACGATTGCCGTCTTGGGAACGGGGGTCGATGTGGTTTATCCTAGTCGTCATCGGCAGCTACAGGCGGACATCCAAAAGCAGGGTTTAGTCATAAGTGAACATCCTGCGGCAACTCAGCCGAATAAAGCCCATTTTCCCAGTCGTAATCGCATTATCGCCGGGTTAAGTCGTGCGACGATTGTTATCGAGGCCCCAGAAAGGTCTGGCTCCCTGATCACTGCCAGTTATGCTAACGAATTTGGCGGCGATATCTATGCTTTACCCAATTCTCCGGATATTACCGCCGCTAGGGGTTGTTTACAACTGATTCATCAGGGGGCAGAAATTATCGTTTCTGAGGAGAAATTATTAGAAATGTTAGGGGCAATTCCTACCGTGAACCAATCCGCACCGGTTAATCTCTCCCCTTCACTCCCTCCAGAGACATCCCCGGTCGTTAATGCTGCTCCTCCAGCGAATCTAGAACCTAGACTAGCACAAGTGTATCAGTTATTTAACCGAGATCCCCTTTTGTTTGACATTATTGTTGAAAAAATGCAAATCCCCACCTCAGAAGTGGCGGGGATCTTATTGGAATTAGAATTAATCGGTTTAGTGACTCAGTTACCCGGTATGCGTTACCAGAAAACCTAG
- a CDS encoding IS200/IS605 family accessory protein TnpB-related protein, protein MAKNSLRDYLNKTATIIINHCLTNQMGKLVVGYNPGIKPEINIGCSNNQNFVQIPFWQLRQKLKDLCSRYGMGYGEQEESYASKANFYDRDQIPIYNANNPSQQKFSGRRIKGGFYRIKDKHLVAADINRSANILVKSKHRLSVERVSSGFLATPFRIYIS, encoded by the coding sequence ATGGCGAAAAATTCTCTTCGAGATTATTTAAATAAAACGGCGACCATAATAATTAACCATTGCCTGACTAATCAAATGGGCAAATTGGTAGTTGGATATAATCCAGGTATCAAGCCAGAGATTAATATCGGCTGTTCTAACAATCAAAACTTTGTGCAAATTCCTTTTTGGCAGTTGAGACAAAAACTGAAAGATTTGTGTTCGAGGTACGGAATGGGGTATGGTGAACAAGAGGAATCTTACGCCTCTAAAGCTAATTTTTACGATCGAGATCAGATTCCTATTTACAATGCCAATAATCCCAGTCAACAGAAGTTTTCTGGCAGAAGGATTAAGGGAGGATTCTATAGAATAAAGGATAAGCATCTTGTGGCCGCCGATATTAATAGGAGTGCCAATATTTTAGTTAAAAGTAAGCACAGACTCAGTGTTGAGCGAGTGTCTAGCGGGTTTTTGGCTACCCCTTTCAGGATTTACATCTCTTAA
- a CDS encoding YebC/PmpR family DNA-binding transcriptional regulator — translation MAGHSKWANIKRQKARVDAKKGKTFTQLSRAIIVATRNGVADPAGNFQLRTAIEKAKAAGIPHENIERAIAKGAGTFENDSAFEEIRYEGYGPGGVAILIEALTDNRNRTAAALRAAFSKNGGNLGETGCVGWMFDHKGVIRLEGTIDEDKLLEASLEGEAQSYEFFESQEEGQGAEVFTEVSNLERLNKVLQEAGFKLKEAELRWIPTNTLEVSDREQARLLFKLIDTLESLDDVQSVTANFDLVEELMSVDV, via the coding sequence ATGGCTGGTCATAGTAAATGGGCAAATATTAAACGACAAAAAGCCCGCGTTGACGCAAAAAAAGGCAAAACTTTCACCCAGTTATCCCGGGCGATTATCGTGGCTACCCGTAACGGGGTTGCCGATCCGGCGGGCAATTTTCAGCTACGCACGGCGATCGAAAAAGCCAAGGCGGCCGGTATTCCTCATGAAAATATCGAAAGAGCGATCGCTAAAGGGGCGGGAACTTTTGAAAATGACTCGGCTTTTGAAGAAATTCGCTACGAGGGTTATGGTCCCGGAGGGGTGGCGATCCTGATCGAAGCACTGACCGATAATCGCAATCGCACGGCAGCGGCTCTGCGGGCGGCTTTTAGCAAAAATGGCGGTAATTTAGGCGAAACGGGCTGTGTGGGCTGGATGTTTGACCATAAGGGGGTAATTCGCCTTGAGGGAACTATTGATGAGGATAAGCTTTTAGAAGCTTCCCTAGAGGGAGAGGCCCAATCCTACGAGTTTTTTGAGAGTCAGGAGGAAGGTCAAGGAGCAGAGGTGTTTACTGAGGTGTCTAACCTGGAGAGATTGAATAAAGTTCTCCAAGAAGCGGGATTTAAGCTTAAAGAAGCAGAATTACGCTGGATTCCCACTAATACCCTAGAAGTGAGCGATCGAGAGCAGGCCCGTCTTTTATTCAAGTTAATCGACACCCTAGAATCCCTCGATGATGTGCAATCGGTAACGGCTAATTTTGATTTAGTCGAGGAATTGATGTCAGTGGATGTATGA
- a CDS encoding metal ABC transporter permease — protein sequence MLEALQFDFMRQAIAAGILVSIACGIVGTLVVVNRVVFISGGIAHAAYGGIGIGYFLGINPLVGAIFFTFFSALGMGFLQRRIRERADTLIGVMWAIGMAIGVIFIDLTPGYKADLMSYLFGSILTVPRDDLWIMAGIDILIIALVSIFYKELLAISFDETFAIIRNIPVEIIYLGLMGITALTIVAVMQVVGLIMVIALLTIPAAISGQFVKNMKGMMVLAIILGIVFTLIGLWLSYSLNLTSGATIILVAGLGYLISLAWKPFILTITRKIANL from the coding sequence ATGCTAGAGGCTTTACAATTTGATTTTATGCGCCAAGCGATCGCAGCAGGAATATTGGTTAGTATTGCCTGTGGTATCGTCGGTACTTTGGTAGTAGTTAATCGCGTGGTTTTTATCAGTGGGGGAATCGCTCACGCTGCCTATGGAGGGATAGGAATCGGTTATTTTTTGGGGATTAATCCCCTGGTGGGGGCGATATTTTTTACCTTTTTTTCGGCTTTAGGTATGGGCTTTTTACAGCGTCGCATCCGGGAGAGAGCCGATACTTTAATCGGGGTGATGTGGGCGATTGGTATGGCGATTGGGGTAATTTTTATTGATTTAACCCCCGGGTATAAAGCTGATTTAATGAGTTATCTTTTTGGTAGTATTTTAACTGTACCGAGGGATGATTTATGGATAATGGCGGGCATAGATATATTAATTATAGCCTTAGTTAGTATCTTTTATAAGGAGTTGTTAGCCATATCTTTTGATGAAACCTTTGCGATTATTCGTAATATTCCCGTGGAGATAATTTATTTAGGTTTAATGGGAATAACCGCTTTAACTATTGTGGCAGTAATGCAGGTAGTAGGATTAATTATGGTAATTGCTTTGTTAACTATTCCTGCGGCTATCAGTGGACAATTTGTTAAAAATATGAAGGGAATGATGGTCCTAGCGATTATTTTAGGAATTGTCTTTACTTTGATTGGTTTATGGTTATCCTATAGTTTAAATCTCACCTCGGGGGCGACAATTATTTTAGTGGCAGGATTGGGTTATTTAATCAGTCTTGCTTGGAAACCTTTCATCCTCACTATCACCAGAAAAATAGCTAATCTTTAA
- a CDS encoding DUF3727 domain-containing protein, with product MSPQFNFQENELEEADIITLWDEQGRSLDCYIENAYETDDLTYMLLVPVDTPVMILAWDEESEEEESDAFLIEDSEEIERVFADAKAVLAELDLLLKPTAHTLTVSGELPPLEEDNVLSLEIDSDAPSSSSEPEELQFLASFFSEDQKYSIYSPLAPLLFLAVGDGEGKVELVSPDDDGMGPILEELLFDELD from the coding sequence ATGTCCCCTCAATTTAATTTTCAAGAAAACGAACTCGAAGAAGCGGATATCATAACCCTCTGGGATGAGCAAGGTCGATCGCTGGACTGTTATATTGAGAACGCCTATGAAACCGATGACCTCACCTATATGCTTCTTGTCCCCGTGGATACCCCGGTGATGATTCTAGCTTGGGACGAGGAATCGGAGGAAGAAGAATCTGATGCCTTCCTAATCGAAGATAGCGAGGAAATCGAGCGGGTTTTTGCCGATGCTAAGGCAGTTTTAGCAGAATTAGACCTATTGCTCAAACCCACTGCTCACACCTTAACCGTTAGTGGTGAATTGCCTCCCCTGGAAGAAGATAATGTTCTCAGTTTAGAAATCGATAGCGATGCTCCTTCCTCGTCATCAGAGCCGGAAGAATTGCAATTTCTCGCCAGTTTCTTTTCCGAAGACCAAAAATACTCGATTTACAGTCCCCTTGCTCCTTTGTTATTCTTAGCTGTCGGTGATGGGGAAGGGAAGGTTGAATTAGTTTCCCCCGATGATGACGGTATGGGACCGATTCTAGAGGAACTTTTGTTTGATGAACTCGATTAA
- the surE gene encoding 5'/3'-nucleotidase SurE, with translation MTSDRSLKLLISNDDGISALGVRTLANTLAAAGHQVTVVCPDGERSATGHGLTLHHPIRAEQVEGIFHPDVIAWSCSGTPADSVKFALSAVLKERPDLVLAGINHGSNLGTDILYSGTVSAAMEGLIEGIPSIAVSLASFKACDFQPAADFALTLVRKVALNPFPVPTLLNVNVPPVSSAEIKGVKITRQGLRRYEETFEKRLDPRGKSYYWLIGEVVEDIEQPDYSHLPPQVPTDVRAIGENFITITPLQYNLTDVQGFQHLHRNSWFD, from the coding sequence ATGACTAGCGATCGCTCTTTAAAACTACTTATCAGTAACGATGACGGCATTTCCGCGCTAGGAGTCCGCACCCTTGCCAACACCCTCGCTGCCGCCGGTCATCAAGTGACCGTAGTTTGTCCCGACGGCGAGCGCTCTGCCACCGGTCATGGCCTAACCTTACACCATCCCATCCGGGCCGAACAGGTGGAAGGAATTTTTCATCCCGATGTGATTGCCTGGTCCTGCTCGGGAACTCCGGCCGATTCGGTGAAATTTGCCCTTAGTGCCGTCCTCAAAGAGCGTCCCGATTTAGTTTTAGCTGGCATTAACCACGGGTCTAATCTCGGCACCGATATCCTCTATTCTGGCACGGTTTCTGCGGCCATGGAGGGATTAATCGAAGGTATTCCCAGTATTGCTGTTAGTCTCGCCAGTTTTAAAGCCTGTGATTTCCAGCCGGCCGCCGATTTTGCCCTCACTTTAGTCAGGAAAGTTGCCCTTAATCCTTTTCCCGTTCCCACTTTACTCAATGTTAACGTCCCTCCAGTTAGTAGTGCCGAAATCAAGGGAGTGAAAATCACTAGGCAAGGATTGCGACGCTACGAGGAAACCTTCGAGAAAAGACTGGATCCCAGGGGTAAAAGTTATTACTGGTTAATTGGGGAAGTGGTGGAAGATATCGAACAACCGGACTACAGCCATTTACCCCCGCAAGTGCCTACGGATGTGCGCGCTATTGGCGAGAATTTTATCACCATCACGCCCCTACAATACAATTTAACTGATGTGCAGGGTTTTCAACATTTGCACCGGAATTCTTGGTTTGATTGA
- a CDS encoding phosphoribosyltransferase — protein sequence MTYLLKDRHSAGRLLASYLTEYTNSARVMVLALPRGGVPIAFEIAQRLHLPLDLCLVRKLGVPERKELAFGAIGQNGVRVINESIVEDLHLSEAMMERVAKEEMIELERRDRLYRGERPFPSLTGKTIILVDDGIATGATIKAAILTLKAGNPAAIIIAVPIAPLEVCDQLEKLVDRVICLHKPYELRSISLWYEDFSQTSDEEVQTLLATVDSSLIQV from the coding sequence ATGACTTATCTGCTCAAAGATCGGCACTCGGCAGGGAGACTATTAGCTAGTTACTTGACAGAATATACAAATAGTGCTAGGGTGATGGTTTTGGCTTTGCCCCGGGGTGGGGTTCCGATCGCCTTTGAAATTGCCCAAAGGTTACATTTACCCCTAGATCTGTGTTTAGTGCGAAAATTAGGTGTGCCAGAGCGAAAAGAGTTAGCTTTTGGGGCGATCGGTCAGAATGGGGTGCGGGTAATCAATGAAAGTATTGTTGAGGACTTGCACCTATCGGAAGCGATGATGGAACGGGTAGCAAAGGAAGAAATGATCGAATTAGAGCGACGCGATCGCTTGTATCGAGGTGAGCGACCCTTTCCCAGCCTAACGGGAAAAACGATTATTCTAGTAGATGATGGTATCGCTACGGGAGCAACGATTAAAGCGGCGATTCTGACCCTTAAAGCTGGAAATCCCGCTGCTATTATTATTGCTGTTCCTATTGCCCCACTGGAAGTCTGTGATCAATTAGAAAAATTAGTCGATCGAGTAATTTGCCTACATAAACCCTACGAATTGAGATCGATTTCTCTTTGGTACGAAGACTTTTCCCAAACCAGCGATGAGGAAGTGCAAACACTTTTAGCCACCGTCGATAGTTCTTTAATTCAAGTTTAG
- a CDS encoding DUF4079 domain-containing protein codes for MNQSLSDALEQIAAAFRGLGTPEPIVHWGHPVMMGIVVLVMGSYTAYAGWQSRLSKDGEVVAKNRADHRKLAPWLFLFIVLGYTGGVLSLVMQKHPILESSHFWTGSIAIGLLAFNGLLSLTGFAGGKKELFRTIHAYIGSIALILLLVHGVFGLQLGLSL; via the coding sequence ATGAATCAAAGTTTAAGTGATGCGCTAGAGCAGATCGCCGCTGCCTTTCGCGGTCTCGGAACTCCCGAACCGATCGTTCATTGGGGACATCCAGTCATGATGGGGATTGTGGTTTTAGTTATGGGTAGTTATACTGCCTATGCCGGTTGGCAAAGCCGTTTAAGCAAAGATGGGGAAGTAGTGGCCAAAAATAGAGCCGATCACCGCAAACTCGCTCCTTGGCTGTTTTTATTTATCGTTCTCGGTTACACCGGCGGTGTTTTATCCCTGGTCATGCAGAAACATCCCATCCTCGAAAGCAGCCATTTCTGGACAGGATCGATCGCGATCGGTTTATTAGCTTTCAATGGATTATTATCCCTCACAGGCTTCGCTGGCGGGAAAAAAGAACTTTTTCGGACTATTCACGCCTATATAGGCAGTATTGCCCTGATTTTACTGCTAGTTCACGGTGTTTTCGGTCTTCAGTTAGGATTATCTCTCTAG
- a CDS encoding P-II family nitrogen regulator — MKKVEAIIRPFKLEEVKIALVNAGIVGMTVSEVRGFGRQKGQPERYRGSEYTVEFLQKLKIEIVVEDKQVDMVVDKLISAARTGEIGDGKIFISPVGQIVRIRTGEKDLEAI, encoded by the coding sequence TTGAAGAAAGTAGAAGCGATTATCCGACCCTTTAAACTTGAAGAAGTGAAAATCGCCCTAGTTAACGCGGGCATTGTCGGGATGACCGTATCTGAAGTTAGAGGTTTCGGTCGTCAGAAAGGTCAACCGGAACGTTATCGCGGTTCCGAGTATACCGTCGAATTTCTCCAAAAACTCAAGATCGAGATAGTCGTCGAAGATAAGCAAGTCGATATGGTCGTCGATAAGCTGATTTCTGCCGCGCGTACTGGTGAAATCGGAGACGGTAAAATCTTCATCTCCCCCGTGGGACAGATCGTCCGCATCCGTACCGGAGAAAAAGACCTGGAAGCGATTTAA
- the rplC gene encoding 50S ribosomal protein L3 has translation MSIGILGTKLGMTQIFDNKTGVAIPVTVVQAGPCPVTQVKTKKTDGYESIQVGYKTVKEKALNKPLLGHLAKAGVSPLRHLIEYRLEDASAYTLGQEITAAIFQEGDLVDVAGTTIGRGFSGYQKRHNFKRGNMTHGSKNHRLPGSTGAGTTPGRVFPGKRMAGQYGATQVTIRKLSVVKIDSERNLILIKGAVPGKPGTLLNITPAKKFGK, from the coding sequence GTGTCTATCGGTATCCTCGGTACAAAACTGGGCATGACCCAAATCTTCGACAACAAAACGGGAGTCGCCATTCCCGTCACCGTCGTTCAAGCCGGTCCGTGTCCCGTCACCCAAGTCAAAACTAAAAAAACCGACGGTTATGAATCCATTCAAGTGGGATACAAAACCGTCAAAGAAAAAGCCCTCAATAAACCGCTACTCGGTCATTTAGCCAAAGCCGGTGTCTCCCCCCTGCGGCATTTAATCGAATACCGTCTTGAGGACGCATCCGCTTACACTTTAGGCCAAGAAATTACCGCCGCTATCTTCCAAGAAGGCGATTTGGTCGATGTGGCTGGAACCACCATCGGACGGGGTTTCTCCGGCTATCAAAAACGCCATAACTTCAAGCGCGGTAACATGACCCACGGTTCCAAAAACCACCGTCTCCCCGGTTCCACCGGTGCCGGTACTACCCCAGGCCGGGTTTTCCCGGGTAAGAGAATGGCTGGACAATACGGAGCCACCCAAGTGACCATCCGCAAATTGTCCGTGGTCAAAATCGATAGCGAACGCAACCTGATCCTGATCAAAGGAGCCGTCCCGGGCAAACCAGGAACCCTGTTAAACATCACCCCCGCCAAGAAATTTGGTAAATAG